A region of Clarias gariepinus isolate MV-2021 ecotype Netherlands chromosome 25, CGAR_prim_01v2, whole genome shotgun sequence DNA encodes the following proteins:
- the admp gene encoding anti-dorsalizing morphogenic protein: protein MMLFTAVVFFLVSLLRLSNSRPSLDYSENRFPMENDSEEVRLAAIKRLLEVFGMEDPPAFPGRGHKQPPQYMLDLYNTVADVDGVTKNPTLLEGNTVRSFFDKLHSQQVEFMFNLSTVTRNEKVLTAELHLFKLRPKASLIFNRHHFCQISVYQLLDNTKMNVSQGKKLVSSRLIPVHSNGWEVFTITQAVRAWMTDEHSNLGLLVTVQTLAGIQLDMGTVRFASGQKHHHSKQPMLVLFTDDGRRVTSPEGALKGSDDSQDGPKLPLNRLTLPGPGHRSARSIDYDEDPDRKPCQKLPLYVDFEEIGWSGWIVSPRGYNAYHCKGSCPFPLGQNMRPTNHATVQSIINALKLTKGIETPCCVPDKLFSINLLYFDDDENVVLKQYDDMVAGSCGCH from the exons ATGATGCTGTTTACGGCCGTCGTCTTTTTCCTCGTGTCGCTACTTCGCCTCAGTAACTCCAGGCCTTCTCTTGACTactcagaaaaccgctttcccaTGGAGAACGACTCTGAGGAAGTGCGTTTGGCTGCTATCAAACGGCTTTTGGAGGTTTTCGGGATGGAAGACCCTCCAGCTTTTCCAGGTCGAGGCCACAAGCAGCCGCCTCAGTACATGCTCGATCTGTACAACACCGTGGCGGACGTGGACGGAGTCACCAAGAACCCTACTTTACTGGAGGGAAACACTGTCCGCAGTTTCTTTGACAAAT TACACAGTCAGCAGGTCGAGTTCATGTTCAACTTGTCCACTGTGACCAGAAATGAGAAGGTGCTTACAGCAGAGCTGCATCTGTTCAAACTCAGACCAAAAGCATCACTCATTTTTAACAGACATCACTTCTGTCAG ATCAGTGTCTATCAGCTTCTTGATAACACCAAAATGAATGTCTCACAAGGAAAGAAGCTTGTGTCTTCAAGACTTATTCCTGTCCATTCCAATGGCTGGGAAGTTTTTACCATCACACAAGCG GTCCGCGCATGGATGACGGATGAGCACAGTAACCTGGGTcttctggtgactgtgcagacTCTAGCAGGAATTCAGCTGGACATGGGGACTGTACGTTTTGCCTCAGGGCAGAAACACCATCATAGTAAACAGCCCATGCTGGTCCTGTTCACTGACGATGGCAGACGTGTCACCTCACCAGAAGGTGCtctaaaag GTTCTGATGATTCGCAAGATGGTCCCAAGCTCCCTCTGAACCGCCTGACCCTCCCAGGTCCTGGTCATCGTAGTGCTCGCTCCATTGACTATGATGAAGATCCAGATAGGAAGCCATGCCAAAAACTGCCACTGTACGTCGACTTTGAGGAGATTGGCTGGTCTGGTTGGATTGTGTCTCCTCGTGGCTACAATGCATACCATTGCAAAGGGTCCTGTCCCTTTCCTCTGGGCCAAAACATGAGACCCACTAACCATGCCACTGTGCAGTCCATTATCAACGCCCTCAAGCTTACCAAAGGCATAGAGACACCGTGTTGCGTGCCCGACAAGCTCTTCTCCATCAACCTTTTGTACTTTGATGACGACGAGAACGTAGTGCTAAAGCAGTATGATGACATGGTGGCAGGGAGCTGTGGTTGCCACTGA
- the pnhd gene encoding uncharacterized protein pnhd, which produces MPLAQEERIEIVFMAGSARTIAVDMVLLSVFLLLSFCHQSLTAVLNMHFEPRNMFAERACCRRQSHFIYIGQDILGSPVNVDVGMCRTSCQARSSSFEAGMQGYSSMLDFLRDKKTRSPSSASSHDLPGFGRNRPSCGASMTCEPTGLRVDKVMLMDGLREVEIIEDCHCEAKVTSCVRAPSLRTYFFETPYETVIDVGKCVGSKGEPEGFSCVPTKFDSALVDTPNKVELIQTVAGCDMKEGCYRIPYVEYHYEITYNEDGLKEEKLKEIDVGRCLGSCTSGNRCLLRNASDSGECLLWAEGQGSACVPQGYESHTFLNQHGQFRTVLAITSCLCQS; this is translated from the exons ATGCCTTTGGCTCAAGAAGAACGTATTGAAATCGTTTTCATGGCTGGATCAGCAAG GACTATCGCTGTGGATATGGTGCTGCTGTCTGTGTTCctgcttctttctttctgtcatcAGAGCT TGACCGCTGTGTTGAACATGCACTTCGAGCCGAGAAATATGTTCGCAGAGAGAGCTTGTTGCAGACGTCAGAGTCACTTCATCTACATAGGACAAG ACATCTTAGGCAGTCCGGTGAACGTGGACGTAGGCATGTGCCGAACAAGCTGCCAAGCACGGTCCTCCTCGTTTGAAGCTGGGATGCAAGGCTACTCCTCCATGCTGGACTTCCTGCGAGACAAAAAG ACACGATCTCCATCATCCGCGTCCTCTCATGACCTCCCAGGCTTTGGAAGAAATCGTCCGTCGTGTGGTGCGAGCATGACCTGTGAACCCACTGGACTGCGTGTGGACAAAGTCATGCTCATGGACGGCCTGCGTGAAGTGGAAATCATCGAGGATTGCCACTGCGAGGCCAAAGTGACTAGCTGTGTACGAGCACCCTCTCTCAGAACATACTTCTTTGAAACACCTTATGAAACTGTGATCGACGTGGGCAAGTGTGTAGGATCAAAAGGTGAACCAG AGGGTTTTTCCTGTGTGCCTACCAAGTTTGATTCTGCTCTCGTGGACACTCCGAATAAAGTGGAACTGATTCAAACGGTGGCTGGCTGTGACATGAAAGAAGGCTGCTACAGAATTCCTTACGTTGAATATCATTACGAGATCACGTACAATGAAGATGGGCTCAAGGAAGAAAAACTAAAG GAAATAGACGTGGGGAGATGTTTGGGAAGCTGCACCTCAGGAAACCGCTGTCTTCTCAG GAATGCCTCTGATTCTGGCGAGTGTTTGCTGTGGGCAGAGGGACAGGGCAGCGCGTGTGTTCCACAAGGCTACGAGAGTCACACGTTTCTCAATCAGCACGGCCAATTCCGTACTGTGCTGGCCATCACATCATGCCTCTGCCAGTCTTGA